A genomic window from bacterium includes:
- a CDS encoding VOC family protein, with protein sequence MAERPRVSTDHVLVAVRDLADAARRFETAYGLRALQGGRHPGVGTANMIVPLGETYLELIAVVDPEEGRRSPTTRRISRAVEEGRTFATWAVRTDNLDALREHLLAHGLELAAPVAGARERPDGVTLRWRSQMLVTPGDPSVLPFLIEWQVPPGQHPAQAAADHPSKARGIRTVRLGDPDPGAAAARFRTLFGDDLNVAFERAVMSGVAAVELDTPSGALTIA encoded by the coding sequence ATGGCCGAACGTCCACGCGTCTCCACGGATCACGTGCTCGTCGCGGTGCGGGACCTTGCCGACGCCGCCCGCAGGTTCGAAACCGCGTATGGGCTGCGCGCACTCCAGGGCGGGCGCCACCCGGGCGTCGGCACCGCCAACATGATCGTCCCGCTGGGAGAGACCTACCTCGAGCTCATCGCCGTCGTCGACCCGGAGGAAGGCCGGCGGTCGCCCACCACACGCCGCATCAGCCGGGCGGTCGAGGAGGGCCGGACCTTTGCCACGTGGGCCGTGCGCACCGACAACCTCGACGCGCTGCGCGAGCACCTGCTGGCGCACGGCCTCGAGCTCGCCGCCCCCGTCGCCGGCGCCCGCGAGCGCCCCGACGGAGTCACCCTCCGCTGGCGGAGCCAGATGCTGGTGACCCCCGGCGACCCGAGCGTGCTGCCGTTCCTGATCGAGTGGCAGGTGCCGCCCGGCCAGCACCCCGCCCAGGCGGCGGCCGATCACCCCTCCAAGGCGCGGGGCATTCGCACCGTCCGGTTGGGCGATCCGGATCCCGGCGCCGCGGCCGCGCGGTTTCGGACGCTCTTCGGCGACGACCTCAACGTCGCGTTCGAGCGCGCCGTGATGAGCGGCGTCGCGGCCGTCGAACTGGACACCCCCAGCGGCGCGCTCACCATCGCCTAA
- a CDS encoding class I adenylate-forming enzyme family protein, whose amino-acid sequence MPVRAFPDRPAVIQGEVTLSYRQLDARMQRVAGMLRGLGAAAGSRVALLFPNEWPFVEALFGSMRAGAVPVPLNIRLGYETLRYCVEHSDAQVLVASGALRELAERLRADVPALRAFVITGEPPKGALSYDRLLAEAPAEFESAAVAPDDICMQPYTSGSTGRPKGVLLTHAGQYWNAEMVRRVMMLDESDRALVAVPLYHKNAMAAAVKPILMSGGTLVILPGFDAAEVIKAIARHRCTYITGTPAMFRLVLNEKRLLAEYDVTSLRWAACGSAMVPPDLLREFEETFGASISEGYGLTEGGPVVFENPRFGPRKIGSTGLPLPGCEIRVVTNDGREAGAGEPGELWTRNPGLARGYYKAPDLTAAKFDRDGWLHTGDLVRADEQGYYYILGRADDMINVGGENVYPKEVEDLLLLHPAVREAFVVPVPHAVKGEAPVAFVVLHEGRSATADELKQFFLARGPAYAHPREVFFVEQAPLGSTGKVDRLTLRARAVEAVGTLKGGT is encoded by the coding sequence GCGCGTCGCCGGGATGCTGCGGGGCCTCGGCGCGGCCGCGGGCTCCCGCGTGGCGCTCCTCTTTCCGAACGAGTGGCCGTTCGTGGAGGCCCTCTTCGGCAGCATGCGCGCCGGGGCGGTCCCGGTCCCCCTCAACATCCGGCTGGGCTACGAGACGCTGCGGTACTGCGTGGAGCATTCGGACGCACAGGTGCTGGTCGCGTCCGGGGCGCTGCGGGAATTGGCGGAGCGCCTGCGCGCGGACGTGCCGGCGCTCCGCGCGTTCGTCATCACCGGCGAGCCGCCGAAAGGGGCCTTGTCGTACGACCGGCTGCTCGCGGAGGCGCCGGCGGAGTTCGAGAGCGCCGCCGTGGCGCCGGACGACATCTGTATGCAGCCGTACACGTCGGGATCGACCGGCCGGCCGAAGGGCGTGCTGCTGACCCACGCCGGCCAGTACTGGAACGCCGAGATGGTGCGGCGCGTGATGATGCTCGACGAGAGCGACCGCGCGCTCGTGGCGGTGCCGCTCTACCACAAGAACGCGATGGCCGCGGCCGTGAAGCCGATCCTGATGAGCGGCGGGACGCTTGTGATCCTGCCCGGCTTCGACGCCGCCGAGGTGATCAAGGCGATCGCGCGGCACCGCTGCACGTATATCACCGGCACCCCCGCGATGTTCCGCCTGGTCCTCAACGAGAAGCGCCTGCTCGCGGAGTACGACGTGACGTCGCTGCGGTGGGCGGCGTGCGGCTCGGCCATGGTGCCGCCCGACCTGCTGCGCGAGTTTGAGGAGACGTTCGGCGCGAGCATCAGCGAGGGCTACGGCCTCACCGAGGGCGGCCCCGTCGTGTTTGAAAACCCGCGGTTCGGTCCGCGCAAAATCGGCAGCACCGGCCTGCCGCTGCCGGGCTGCGAGATCCGCGTGGTGACGAACGACGGCCGCGAGGCCGGGGCGGGGGAGCCGGGGGAGCTCTGGACGCGCAACCCCGGGCTCGCCCGCGGCTACTACAAGGCGCCCGACCTCACCGCCGCCAAGTTCGACCGCGACGGGTGGCTGCACACCGGGGACCTGGTCCGGGCCGACGAGCAGGGCTACTACTACATCCTGGGGCGCGCCGACGACATGATCAACGTCGGCGGCGAGAACGTGTATCCGAAGGAGGTCGAAGACCTGCTGCTGCTGCACCCCGCAGTGCGCGAGGCGTTCGTCGTGCCGGTGCCGCACGCCGTGAAAGGCGAGGCGCCGGTCGCGTTCGTCGTGCTGCACGAGGGGCGGTCGGCCACGGCCGACGAGCTGAAGCAGTTCTTCCTGGCGCGGGGCCCGGCCTACGCGCATCCGCGCGAGGTCTTCTTCGTCGAGCAGGCCCCGCTCGGCAGCACGGGCAAGGTGGATCGGCTGACGCTCCGCGCGCGCGCGGTCGAGGCTGTGGGGACGCTGAAGGGGGGCACCTAG
- a CDS encoding PaaI family thioesterase, translating to MSIFPLATLPEVLRQSPYARLLNLEMVRAAADGVAVRMPFHANLIAGDDAPAQYVHGGAIASLIDIAGTFAIIAVIGYDVVTVDLRVDYLRPVKSGDLVATARPVRVGRSLAVADVEVAGPDGKIAAVGRGLFKPQR from the coding sequence GTGTCGATCTTCCCGCTCGCGACGCTTCCGGAGGTGCTGCGGCAGTCGCCGTACGCGCGGCTGTTGAATTTGGAAATGGTCCGGGCGGCGGCGGACGGGGTGGCCGTCCGGATGCCGTTTCACGCGAACCTCATCGCCGGCGACGACGCGCCCGCCCAGTACGTGCACGGGGGCGCGATCGCCTCGTTGATCGATATCGCGGGCACCTTCGCCATCATCGCGGTGATCGGCTACGACGTGGTGACGGTCGATCTGCGGGTGGACTATCTGCGTCCGGTGAAGTCCGGGGACCTCGTCGCCACCGCGCGGCCGGTCCGCGTCGGCCGTTCGCTCGCGGTCGCCGACGTGGAAGTGGCGGGCCCGGACGGCAAGATCGCCGCCGTCGGGCGGGGTCTATTCAAGCCGCAGCGTTAG